The Niallia circulans nucleotide sequence CCATTCTGAAATACCTCTAGCTTAATAGAAGCTTTACAAAATATTAAAAAAAGAGAAAAAGCAACTGCTTCTCCTCTAATTTATATTCCGTATTAATGTCTCTTATGCAGCCAAAGTACACCGCTTTTTGCGAGTCTTGGCAATAGTCCTGTAAATGACTTTTCGAACATGTTGCCGAAGCCGTCGTTTTTACCAAGTGAACCTAAAGTACCGCGCAGTTTAATTTCGCCTGGCGCCTTTGGTTCTCTGCCTGATAGGATATCATGCAGGATATTGGCAATTTGTTCGCCTTGGTGCTGTGCTAACTGGCCGCTTGGTGAGAAGGTGGATGACGCGCAATCACCTACAATGTACACAGACGGTTTGTCTGGAACTTGGTGGAATTGATTGACGACAATCTTTTCATATCTGTCCTTTTCAAAAGGCAGCTCTCTTACTAAACGGTTCGGTCTCACGCCTGCCGTCCACAGCGTAACATCTGTCAATGTACACACGCCATTATTACAGATTGCGCCTTGCTCTAAGTATTCAACATTTGCATGGTGTATAATGTTCACATCATTTTCCTTGAACCATTTTTCCACATATTGCTGAACCTTTGGTGCAAATGGACTAAGAACGGCACTTCCTCTGTCAAACAGACTAATGTTTAAATCAGGGCGGCTTTCTCTTATTTCAGACGCAACCTCAACCCCACTCAACCCTGCCCCGATAACGGCAACATGCTGATAGGACTTCAATTCATTCACTGCCAGAGCCGCTCTTCTTGCTTTAGAGATAGTCTGAACACTGTCTGAATATTGTTCTGCACCTTCCACATTGTGATAATTATCTTCACAGCCTAAGCCAATGATCAAATAATCATACGGAACTGTTTCACTACTGTCTTTCATGACGATTTCATCTTTATCACTATCAATTTTAACTACTTCTCCCCAAACATAATCCACTTGGTCATGCTTAGGAAAATTCATTCTAACCTGTCGATCAGACACCGTTCCCGCAGCTAATGCATAGAACTCAGTCTTCAAACAATGGTACGGATTCCGGTCAATTACAGTAATTTGAACATCTTTTGGTAATTGTTTATTTA carries:
- a CDS encoding NAD(P)/FAD-dependent oxidoreductase, producing the protein MKKLVILGGGYGGFQILQDLLNKQLPKDVQITVIDRNPYHCLKTEFYALAAGTVSDRQVRMNFPKHDQVDYVWGEVVKIDSDKDEIVMKDSSETVPYDYLIIGLGCEDNYHNVEGAEQYSDSVQTISKARRAALAVNELKSYQHVAVIGAGLSGVEVASEIRESRPDLNISLFDRGSAVLSPFAPKVQQYVEKWFKENDVNIIHHANVEYLEQGAICNNGVCTLTDVTLWTAGVRPNRLVRELPFEKDRYEKIVVNQFHQVPDKPSVYIVGDCASSTFSPSGQLAQHQGEQIANILHDILSGREPKAPGEIKLRGTLGSLGKNDGFGNMFEKSFTGLLPRLAKSGVLWLHKRH